CAGCATGATCGACGTCAACGCCCTGACGGTCCGCTTCAGGACCAAGACCGGTTACTTCGACGCTGTACGCGAGGCGAGCTTTCATGTCGACGCAGGAGAAGTGTTCGGGCTGGTCGGCGAATCGGGTTCCGGCAAGTCGACGATCCTGCGCGCGTTGACCGGACTTGCGCCCATCGCCGGCGGCCATATGAAGATCGGCTCGCATGTGCCTGGAAAGAAGATCAACCGCTCCTTTCGACGCGACGTGCAGATGGTCTTTCAGGATCCGTACGGCTCACTGCATCCGCGCTTCACGGTCGATCAGACCTTGCGCGAGCCGCTGACCATCAACGGCATCGACCGGCAGGACGAACGCATCGTGGATGCGCTGCGCGAAGTCGGCCTGGGTCCGGCGTATCGCTTCCGCTATCCGCATCAGTTATCGGGAG
Above is a genomic segment from Paraburkholderia aromaticivorans containing:
- a CDS encoding ABC transporter ATP-binding protein: MIDVNALTVRFRTKTGYFDAVREASFHVDAGEVFGLVGESGSGKSTILRALTGLAPIAGGHMKIGSHVPGKKINRSFRRDVQMVFQDPYGSLHPRFTVDQTLREPLTINGIDRQDERIVDALREVGLGPAYRFRYPHQLSGGQRQRVAIARALIVEPRVLLLDEPTSALDVSVQAEILNLLRRLHRERNLTMILVSHNLAVVGFLCSRVAVMRNGEIVEQRDIASIRAQQVEHEYTRSLLLATTGYQRKPVQTIGADAAL